A region of the Peredibacter starrii genome:
TTACGAGGAGATACGATCTCTTCTGCGCCTTCTTGTTTTCCGAAGTTACAGAAATCAAAATAAAGTTTCTCAGCATGCTCATCAATCAGAGGGCCCATGAAAGGATCTGGTTGAGAAGTAGGGTGACCAACACGAATTCTTTCTGTCACAGCTTTAAATTGAGAGATGAATTCCTGCTCGATCTTCTTATGCACAAGAATCATTGAAGTCGATGTACAACGCTGACCAGAAGTTAAGAAACATGCTCTTAGAAGCTCTGGAAGCGCGTGTGAGATATTTGTATCGTGGTGAATGATAGTTGAGTTCTTACCACCAAGTTCAAGGGCCACAAGTTTCGAAAGATCTTTATAAGTGTTTTCTACAATTCGCTGACCAACACCTTTTGAACCAGTGAAGAACACACCTCTGATACGCTGATCGCCAGTAAGTTTACCGGCAGTATGACCTGTGCCATTGATGAAGTTAATCACGCCCTCTGGGAAACCAGCAGCGTGGAAACATTCCATCATCAGTTGTGCTGAATAGATTGTTTTCTCTGATGGCTTGAAGATAACTGAGTTACCAGCAAGAAGAGCGGCAAGAATCTGACCGTTTGCCAGGTGACAAGGGAAGTTGAAAGGGCCAATCACAAAACAAGGGCCCAGTGGTTTATAAACCGTGTGACCATCGATCTTTGGCATAACTTCTTTGATCGTTTCACGCTTAATGCGCTCAAGTGAATCAGTAATTGTTACTGTTACTTTGCTATCAAGAGCAGCGGCTTCAGTCTTTGCCTCCCAAAGTGGTTTACCCACTTCAAGTGCCAGTGCCATTGAGATCTCATCTTTACGAGCACGGACGGCCTCCTGATATTTTTTAAGGAATGCAATTCTTTCTTCGAAAGAAGTTTTTCTCCAGGTTGCGAAACCTTTCTGGGCCGATTCAATGACCGGTTCAATATGATCGTAATAAACACCAGCTTCCCACAGAACTTGTGTAAGGTCGGCAGGGCCACGTTTTAAGATCTTTTCTTGAGCATTAGATGATTGGTGAAAACGACCATTAAAGTAGTCGCCTTTGAGAGTCATTTGCATGGGAAATCCTTCTCTTGAATGATGATCCCAATCATACTCTTTTCCCTCAAATATGGCACTAATAATACGGAGAGTTAAATTATCTCGGGGGTTCCCGAGTAAGCTATAAATCTGGTACGATGGTGCCATTCAGGAGAACTAATATGACAGTAAAAACTCTACCGGCCTTGTTGGACAAAATGTGGCAAGACTATATCGCCATTAACCCATTAGCGAAGAAGATCAGTGACTTACTGGTTGGAGAAGGTGAGAAAATCCTGAACGATCACATTGCACTTCGTACGTTTAACCACCCAAGAGTTGGGGTAGACGTGATGGCAAAGCCTTTTATCGAAGCTGGCTATAAGTACAGCGGTGATTATCATTTCCCGGAAAAGAAGCTTTATGCAAAACACTATGAGCATCCGGATCACACACTTCCTAAGATCTTTATCTCTGAACTTAAGCTGGAAGAGTTCTCACCAGAGCTAAGAAAAACCGTAAATTCTCTGGTTGATCAGATTCCTGCCGGCGCTGAAAATGCTTATGATTTCGTTTCTACTGGCCGTCCTTGGAAAGTGACGACGAAGATTTACCAGGACCTTATGAAGGAAAGCGATTACGCGGCATGGGTTTCGGCCTTTGGTTACCGACCAAATCACTTTACTGTTTTTATCAACGAATTAAAAAAATACTCGGATATCCTGGTTTTGAACGATCACCTTAAAGCACAAGGTTTCAAACTGAATGCGAGTGGTGGGGAAGTGAAGGGCTCTAAAGAAGTATGTCTTGAGCAGTCTTCAACGTTGGCCAACAACATCGAAGTAACTTTTGATGATGGTAAACTTACAATCCCAGCTTGTTATTATGAATTCGCGAAACGCTATCCGATGAAAAATGGACAGCTTTATCAGGGATTCGTTGCTGCTTCAGCAGACAAGATTTTCGAATCGACTAGTAAGGGTCAATGATTTAATTGCGCCGACATGTGCTTACGAATGGAGTCTTCCAATGACATAAAGTTGGGCTTCATAAGTAGGTCGTTGGCGCCAAGCTCTCGAACTTCACGTTTTAACTGTTCCGTTCCATGGCCCGTGAAAAAGATGATAGGTTGACTGAAACCACGTTCACGGGCGATCTTCATAAATTTTAGACCGTCCATTACTGGCATCTTGATATCAGATACAACGCAGTCAATTTTCTTCTCTTCCAGAATTAAAAGAGCTTCTGCTCCGTTGTTGGCTATGAAAATTTCTTTCGCCTCATCTTCCAGCAATTCTTTCATGCTTTCTGATAGTTCCTCTTCATCGTCAACTAATAGTAGATTGCCTTTCATAGAATTCACCACGTCGTCAGTATACCCTGAAATTACGCTTTCTTTTAGGCCTTGGAGCGAAATTTAAGGACTTCTTTAGAATGAGCGAAGTGCTGAAGTCTGTTTTTTATTTACTTTGATTTTCTTTTTCTTCCTCTAATTTAGAGGCAAATTCGATGAGAACGTAATCATTACTTGGATTCTCAGGACGAGAAGGGGCGCATGAAGACAGAATAGAGGCAGCGATTAAAAAATAAATGATTTTCATTTTTTATCTTTCAGCTCGTTAATGATTGGCTCAAGTTCACGGAAAAAATCATTCTGACGAAATTTAAATGGTTCGTTTTTCAAGCTCGGATCCAACAGATGTTGTTTCATCTTATAGATCGGGCCCGCAATACGATGTGAAATAATCAAAGTCACAACAAGAAGAAGAACGAAGTTTGCCACCGCCAGACCAATAAAAAGCATATCAAGATCATGCTTCTGGGCCTCAAGAAATTGGTGAAAAACGTGACCTTCAGGAATTCCAACTTTGAGTCCTTTGTTTTTCATGTTCCAGAAAAACAAGTAAGTCGTAGAGTAGAGGCAGGCGGTAGAAAGAATGAAGAGGCCCACGAAGTAGCCAATGAGTTTTAATTGAAAAGGACCATTAATCAAAATTTTGTTCAGTGATCTTTCTTTAATGCTCATACTTTCCTCAGAATCTTTCTACCGAAGGCCCTATTACTTAGCTTTGTAAGGAAGAATTGTCTCAACGTTAATTGTGTCTTCAACACCAACACCAAGATATTCAGCTTTGGCCATTTTAAAATCTGATGCCTTCACAGAGAACTTAGCAACAACTTCATCGTTCTTGGTTGTGTAAGTGATGTTAACGGGCCTTTTCTCGCCATTAACTTCCAGCATAGCAGTGGCCTTACCACCTTGGGCCTTAAGATCCGTCAGCGTGGCCTTCGGATGCTTTGATGAATTCATGTGCTTCCAGGTATGCTCATCACGAAGATCAATTCCTGTGTTGAAAGACTCGATTGAAACTGTGATTTTATCAGCAGTGAAGTTATCACCCTGTTTTACCAGGTTACCTTTCACTTTTTTACTAACGGCCTGAAATGAACCGGCCGGGCTTAATGTTACGAAAAGAGTCACTTTGCTTTCAGCAAGTGCGAAAGAAGAAATAAGAGCGAAACTAAGTGCTACGAACAATTTCATGCATGACCTCTAAGAGTATGTTGATGAGAGAGTTATTTCTTTTTAGGAGAAGCCTTCTTCTTTATCGGCTGTGCCTTCGGTTTAAATGAAACAAAACGGATTTTGTCCCCGACGCGAAGTTTGAGTGCAGCTGCTGTCACTCCCGATACTTTGTAGCCGCCCGATTTGAGCTTAACCACGCCACCTAGGGCAGAACGGAAATTGCCACTGGTACGAGAGATGATAAAGATTTCTGACTTGAAGTTCTTATCGGAAACTTCAGCGATTTCTCCAATAGTGCTTTCTTTGATTGCACGAATATTGTCCACTTCAGCGATAAGAACCGGACCTGGCTCAAAAATCCCCACCAGACCAGAGAATCGGAAACCTTCTTGCTCGAGAATGCGTTTAGCGGGTTCAGTATTTGGATGAACCTTACCAACCACAAATTGTGCGTCTTCCGGAAGAAGATTGGTAATGATTGGATACTTCGGCATCAGCTCTTCAATGAAGCGTTTATTCTTCACATACAAGTAATCGGCCGTCGGAAAATCAATTTTAAAGAAGTTCGCACCGACTGCGTCCCAAAAAGGAGAGTGGCCCGAATCGTTTACCATTCCGCGCATCTCGGCGATCACCTGATCTTCGAAGAACTTGCGGTTCTCGGCGATAAAGAGGAATCGAGAGAGAGAAAGGAAACGACCGTTTTGCGAATTACGGAAATCCGGGTGGAGATAGAGTGAACATATCTCCGCCGGACCGTTGTGAATAAAGTGAAAATGAAGTGAAGTAACATCATTTTTTACATGAATAGATTTCGACTCGTGATGAGTTTTTTCCATTCGGTAGAAGTAGTAAGGCTCGAATCCACCAATCTTGGAGATGATGGCACATACACCCACTAATCTTCCCGTAAAAAGCTCTTCCATGACGAAGAGGTAGTCTTCACCACCCGGACCATCTTCACGATGCAAGAAGCTTCGTTCAGACATACGGATTCTTTTTTTAAGGACCTCAGGGTCCTTAGGTAGAGACGTGAGACCATGCCCGGATTTCTCCAGGAGTTCCATCAGACCATCCAGGTCTTTTTGTTCGATCGGACGGATGATGAACATGCTTACTCGATCTCTAGAAGTGTTTTTTCGATGATGGCGCAAACTTCATCGATATGTTTTTCCTCAGTCACAAGAGCTGGCATAAGGAAACGCACACGTGCAGTAGGGTGACCACCGGCAAGGAACGAAAGCACACCGTTTTCAAAGAGTTTCATTGTGAATGCCTTAGACTTCGGCTCGTCTCCTTTAAAGAGAGACATACCAACCATCACACCAACACCATACGGACCTTGAAGCTTCTCAGGATATTTCTGAGCGATCTTTTCAAGGTTCTTCTTAAAGTGGTTATGAAGACGATTGTTCTTCCCGTTTTCACCAAGAAGACCACCGTTAACCATTTCATTGATAACATAGTAAGCGGCCGCGATCTGAGACGCTGAACCTGTGAATGTCTGAGACATTAGACCCGGCTTCGGCTTGTGTTCATCATTATAAAGAGTGGCACAAACTTGAGAGTTCTTACCAACTGATACCACGTCTACGTGTTTATCAAGTTTGAAGTATTGGAACGCAAATAGTTCTGAAGTACGACCGAAAGTCTGAACTTCATCCACCATCACAGAGATGTTGTTCTCTTTACATACGGCGATCAGGGCCTCGAAGAATTCAGTGTGACCGACCCATGAACCGTTCTCACCCTGAATAAGCTCCATGATGAAACCAGCGTGATGGCCAGGGAAGCGAGTGATGTATTTTTTCATCGCTTTCACTGCAGCATCGATTGAGGCCTGGTGATTATTAGCATCGTAGAATGGGATATAATCCACATCTACCGTCTTAGGAAGACCAACACGGTAAGCACCTTTATCTGTGACCCATGCCATACCTAGAGTACGACCGGCGAAACATTTCTCGAATGCGAAGAAGCGAGAAGCAGGGTTACGTTTTTGGAAAATCATTTTGAAGGCGTTCTCGTTTGCCATTGCACCTGAAGTGGTAAGGAAAACGTTTTTTACACCAGCGCCGTATTTACAAGCTTGCTTCGAGAACAACTCAAGAAGTTTCGCCGTATCAACGTTCTGCTGAAGGTGACCGTTCATAACAGTGTTTGAAATTGCACCGTTAATTTGGGCCTCAATAACACCTGGGTGAGAGTGGCCCATAGAGTGAACGCCAATCCCTGTGATGAAATCGTATTTAACTGAACCATCTCCAAGTTCAACGAGAGGGCCGTTACCAATTCCTGAACCAAGGTAATTATAAAAAAGAGCTCCACCACGAAACTCCGCTACTTTTTTAAGAAGAGCATCGTACGATTCTTTAAGTTCAGGATTACCTGGTTTAACACCAGTAATAGTTTTCTGATGTTCAGTCAGTGCTTCTTTGATAAGTTGTTTTGCTTTTTCTAAACGAGGATCTTGAAAGAAACCATCGGCAATTGTTTTGGCCATTTGTAACTCCAGAATGAGAAAAAATATAATGAGTTTTCGGCAGTTTATGACAGAGACTTGAAGTTAATCAAGGAATAAGGTGGAGAAGTTAATTGACTCATCTTGTCTGGTATATTGCATTCAAATCTTTCTCTCAATTAACCGATAAACAAGTGATGAAATTTGTTCTCTTTCTTCTGTTATTCACTCTTGGGGCACATGCCAGCGACTCAACCATCGAGGGGAAGGTGTCTATTCCCGCTGATTGTTCAAAGAAGGCCATGGTGTGGTTGTCTTTAGATAAAGAGAACTACAAAGAACGGCTGCTTCTCATGCATACAGAAGTTCCTCAAGGAGGAACTTATCGCTTCTATGTGAAACCCGGTAATTATCAAGTCAGGGCCTCAGATGAAAGCGGTTGTGAGTTCATGAAACGCGTTCAAGTTAAGGGCCCGCAGATTGAAAATATTCAGTTGGTGAAGAAATGAAAAAATATTTCATCCTTCTCCTTGTGCTGTTTTCTTTCCACGCTTTAAGTAGTGCCACAATTGATTGTGGTCCAAACCTCATTCGAGTCTGGACTCAAGCAAGTGGTATGACTTGTGTACCAAGAGTTGTAACTGCTCAATCACAATTATATTGTTTGCCAATTAATGCCCAGCCTTTTCAAATGAGTTTGCTACAGAATTTTCCAGTCGTGCTACAGGGACAAGCTCCTTGGTGGGCCGCTCAGGGAAATCTCTATTACCCGAATATGAATTACCCCGGCGCTTGGTCTTATCCGGGCATTCAAGCAAATTATTATCCTGGTCAAGGCCAGGTCTTTGCGGCCAAGCCCAACGTTTATGTTGAGACAGTTCTACCTACAACAAAATTCAGTTTTAAGTTTGTAACGAAGCAACACTTCCTCGCTCAAACGCCGTTACTGAATAAAGATGAGTGGAGTGGGAAAATTTTTGAGACAGATAAGTTTGAAGTTGATGGTGTGAACTACGACTATCTTTTCTATGACGTGCGACTTCCGAAAGAAAAAATGCAATTTGAAAATGGCATGTGTTCGACTCGTGAAGAAGTTATTAACTGGATGATCAAAGACCTGAAAGAGCTTAAACATTCAGAACTCTCGCTCCAGGATTTTGAAGAGCACTGGAGAGTGAAAATTCCTGATTATCCTTACTATTGTGTCTATCCTCAGTATAACCGTGAGTTAGACGCTGCTATTCCGGTAGAAATAGATCTCGAGCGCACCACTTTCATCAGAAGCCTCTTTGTTCTGGTTCCTCACAAAAAAGAGCCAGATGTGGACGAGCCTCAAGAAATTCCATTTCCTAGCAGTGACCCTACCGAGTACCGCCCAGGAGTTAAAATCAAACGTGAAAACACGTTTCGTGAATGGGGAGTGGCTTTCTTGGGATTCTAGGTTTGCTCCGTGTCAATAAGACCATTTTATTGCCGTTAATCTTGGGGTATGATAGTTATCCTTTTACTTTATTTTTTTAATTATTTGTTCACGCGACAGATGGAGCTCCTATGAAAGTTGCAAAACTACATGATCTTAAAAAGACGGATAAAAAAACATTAGAGAAGTGGTTACACTTACTAATTCTTGGACGCATGATTGATGAACGTGCTCCGAACTATTTAAAGCAAGCACTTGGTTGGTCATACCATGCACCATATGCTGGTCACGATGCTATTCAACTTGCTATCGGCCAGGTTTTCGATCGTAAGACCGATCACATGTTCCCTTACTACCGTGACATGCTAACTGCATTGTCAGCTGGTCTAACAACAGAAGAAATCCTTCTTAACGGTATCTCAAAAGCTACAGATCTAGCTTCTGGTGGCCGTCACATGTCTAACCACTTTGCTAAGCCTGAGTGGAACATCCATAACGTTTCTTCTTGTACTGGTAACCACACTCTACACGCTGTAGGTGTTGGCCGTGCGATGAAATTCTATAAGCACAAAGGTGTTGCGATTTCTTCTCAAGGCGAGTCTTCAGTTTCTGAAGGTTACTGTTACGAAGCGATCAACGGTGCTTCAAACGAAAAACTTCCAGTAGTATTCGTGTTCCAGGATAACGGTTACGGTATCTCGGTTCCTAAAGCAGATCAGACTGCCAACGAATTCGTATGTGATAACTTCACTGGTTTCAAAAATCTTCAAATCGTAAAATGCGATGGTAAAGATGTATTTGATTCTATGAACACAATGATCGCAGCTCGCGAGCACGCACTTAAGTTCTCTGAGCCAGTAATCGTTCACGCTATGTGCGTACGTATCGGTAACCACTCTAACTCTGATAACCACGAATGGTACCGTGATGAGAAAGAGCGTGCTGATGCAAAAGCTCAAGATCCTCTACCGAAGTTCAAAGCTGATCTTCTTAAAGCGAAGATCTTCACTGAAAAAGAAATCGCTAAGATCGAAGAGAAGGCCAAAGCTGAACTTCTTGAAGCTCACGCTAAAGCAGTTAAAGCACCAAATCCAACTCCAGAGTCGATCTTTGATCACGTTCTTCCACCTGCATATGAGCCTCAGAAATATACTGATGGTACTCACAACGATACTTCTGAACCTAAGAAGTTCATTGATGCAATTAACGGCACTCTTAAAGCTGAATTCCGTCATAACCCAAATACATTCATCTGGGGCCAAGACGTAGCTAATAAAGAGAAGGGTGGTATCTTCAACGTAACAAAAGGTATGCAACAGGAATTCGGTAAAGGCCGCGTATTCAACGGTCCAATCGCCGAAGACTATATCCTTGGTACAGCTAACGGTATGTCTCGTTTCGACCAAGACAAAATCCGCGTAGTTGTTGAAGGTGCAGAGTTCGCAGATTACTTCTGGCCAGCAATGGAGCAGTTCGTAGAAATGTCTCACGATCACTGGAGATCTAACGGCGCTTTCTCACCAAACGTAACAATCCGTCTTGCTTCTGGTGGTTATATCGGCGGTGGTCTTTATCACTCACAAAACATCGAAGGTACTCTTTGTACGTTCCCTGGTGTTCGCGTAGTTGTTCCAGCTTTCGCAGACGATGCTGCTGGTCTTCTAAGAACAGCAATGCGTTCTCAAGGTTGTACTGTATACCTGGAGCCAAAAGCTCTTTATAACGCTAAACACGCTATGACTTCTATCCCTGAGGACTTCGAAGTTCCTTTCGGTAAGGCCCGCGTTCGTCGCGAGGGTAAAGACCTTTCAATCATCACTTACGGTAACACTGTTCACTTCTCACTTGAGGCGGCAGAAATTCTTGCGAAAGAAGGCTTTGATGTTGAAGTACTAGATCTACGTTCACTTAACCCGCTTGATCTTGATGCTATCGTTGCAACAGTTAAGAAGACTCACAGAGCTCTTGTTGTTCACGAAGATAAAGTGTTCGGTGGTTTCGGTGGTGAGCTTGTTGGTCAAATCAATGAACACGCGTTCGAGCACCTGGATGCTCCAGTTCGCCGTGTAGGTTCGACTTTCACTCCAGTAGGTTTCAACCGTATTCTTGAGCGCGCTATCCTTCCAGATATGAATAAGATCTTGGTTGCCGCTCGCGATCTTCTAAATTACTAAGATCTTGATAGGGCCTCGAAAGAGGCCCTTTTTTTTGCCATGGGACGCCTCATGGCGAGAGTAGGCCTCTAAGCCCTTCATTAAAGCGGAAAAAGCAGGTAATTAATACAGTATAAAAAGTGCACTCATTATAGGCACTTGGGTCTCCCGTCAGTAATATGCCGGCAATTTCCATTCCCTATAAGGAGACCTCAGATGAAAAATTTCCTTTTAGCAGGGGCGATGCTCCTATCTTTCAATGCTTTCTCTCAGTCTTATCTCGTGCTTAATAACGGTGTGACTCTTACGACAGATAAGTCGGGTTTTATCTACGACTTCGGTAACTTTATTCTTCCATACAAGGTTCTTGCTAACGGCGGTAACTTCTTAATCGCTGAAGAGAGACTTTCTACAGTTGATGAAAACGGCTTCTTCTATACCAAGTCTGACAAGATCAAAAAAATTAAAGCTAAAGGTCAGAACTATTTCATTAATGACGACAATGATCTTGTGACGATTGATTCAAAAGGCTTCTTCTACGTTCTTGAAGATAAGGCCTTTAAGAAGGCCAATAACTTTGGTGGAAACTTTTTTACAGTTAAACCCGAAGACAAGAAGCCGGCAGTTGACCTTTATACAGTTAACTCAAACGGTAACTACTTTAAACTGAAAGTGGATCACTTAAATCCTGCCGACATCACAGTTTTCGGTGGAACTTATTTCCAAACGAAGTCGGGGGTTACTTATACAGTTAATAAAGATGGTTTCGTTTATCCGAAAACAGAAGTGAAAGTGAAAGCGATCAAGAAGACTGGTGGTAACTTCTTCATCGATTCAGACAATCTTCTTTATACCGTTTCTGAAGAAGGTTTCTTGATGCTTCCAGTTCTTCCAGCGAACATCAAGGTCTCAGAAATTGTAAAACTTGGTGCGAACTATATGATCGATACTCAAGGCCGCATCTTCGTGGTGGATAAAACAGGTGCAATGTATGAGCGCACAATTGATCACGATTTACTAAACGCAAAAGTACTTTCTTTCTAATTTGACGGGGCCCCATCAGGGCCCCTTTTTTTTGGCACAACCTTCCAGCACATTCAGTCACCTTAAGGAAACACAGAGCTATTCAAGCGCTTACTCCTCTCGGGCAAATTTAAAGTCACTCCATAGTAAAGCAAATGATACTTGAGTATAGTCGCTCTGCTTTTCAACTCAAGGAGATGACGAATGAAAAAACTAATGCTGGCAGCTCTTGCAACTCTTTCCCTTAATGCATTCTCTCAATCATATATCATCATGGATAACGGGATCACGATCACGACTGATAATTCCGGATATGCCTATGATTTTGGTCACTACGCTTTCCCTCAGAAGGTAACTCTGAAAGGTGGCCAGTACTTCGTAGAAGAAGGAACAATTCTTGCGACGATCGATGAAAACGGTCTGTTCTTCCGTAAGTACGAAATGATCCCTGAGAAGATCAAAGGCAAAGGCATCAATTACTTCTTATCGGAAGAGGGCGCTCTTTATGCCATCGATAAGAAAGGCTATGTGAAATTCACGGAGAATGAACTCTATAAGAAAGCAGTTAACTTCGGTGGAAACTATTTCACTGTAAACGATACAGAAGCTCAATCACTGGATCTTTATGTAGTTGATGGAACAGGTAAAGTGGCGAAGGCGGATGCTCCGTCTTTAAAAGTGAAAGACATCATCGCCTTTGGTGGAACATACGTGATGAACAATCGTGGTGTGGTCTTCACTGTTGCAAGTAATGGTGTGGTCACTCCTCAGGACGATGTTCGTGTAGGAATCATCACAAAGAAAGGTGGTAACTACTTCGTTGATTCATCTGGATATATGTTCACTGTTTCAGAGCAGGGGATTCTAAGAATGCCGGCACTTCCTCTGACTCTAAGAGTAAGCAGCATCTTGAAACTTGGAAGTAACTACTTCATCGATCAGAGCGGAAAGCTCTTCGTGGTTGATAAGGAAGGGAACATCTTCGAGCGCACTATGCGTGACTACGACTTCAAGACCGCGAAAGTTATTTCGCTTTAAAATAAGAAGGCCCCTTAATAATCTGTACCCCGTTTTTTGTACAGCTAAAAATGACCGCTAATAAAGCCCCGGTAACAAGCCGGGGCTTTATTATTTAAGGCCTTTTGTGGTCTTTCATTGTTGTAATATTCCATTACTTCCTTAACTTCGTTTTTTACATCTTCAAACGTTTTGCATTTTTTAAGTTCTAACAGATCTTTGAAGTGTCCAAAAAAGCTTTCTATTGGAGCATTGTCATAACAATTGGCCCTTCGAGACATTGACTGTGTGACACCAAATTCTTTAAGGAGATTTCGGAACGCTTCATGTGTGTATTGGAAGCCTTGATCAGAATGTATAATTAAAGAGCTTCTAATGTTAGGAGATAAGGTTCCTAAAAGCGATTTGAACTCTTCAGTGAACTGACTTACAGATGGAGAACGCATCAGTTTATAGGATACGATCTCATTTGTTCCCAAGTCTTTAGTTGCCGATAGATAAGCTTTCTCTCCAGATCCATAAAATAAAAAAGTCATATCTGTTGAATAAATGGAATTAGGAAGTGGGGTTACAAATTCTCTCCTGAGAAGATTGGGTACAAAAGCATTCTCCGAAGTAGGTAGACTCTTATAAGGATTTTTCCTTCTGATCTTAGTAATAAGACCATACTCACGCTTTATCCGTTGAATCTTCTTATGATTTATAGGTTTGATTCCAGAGTTTCGAATCATCATATCGATTGTTCGAGTTCCTCCTTTCTTTCGACTCTTCTCAAAAAACTTTTGTATTATTTCGAGAGAGGATAGATCTCGTTTTACTCTGTTTTCATTGTTTTTGAGATAATAGTAAAAACCACTTCTGCTAACTCCAGCGACCCTGCAGAGAGCTTGGAGTTTTAGTGAGGGAGATGATGTAATTGCCTTGTGGATTAATTCAAAAGCTATAGTTCGTCGTCCGCAAGGCCCTTCAACTTTTTTAGGTGAGCAATAACCTCTTTTTGATAGGCAATCTCAGCCTTCATCTCTTCAAAGGTCATATTTTCAAGTGACTTCCTTCGCCCCTTTTTTTCAGGGTGTAAGTCTCCAACTGCTCTAACCTTGCGCCTCCAGCGTCCCAAACAAGTATCAACAAACTTTTTGTCGAAGCAGTTAACTCCAAGTGTTCTGTTGAAGGTTTCTTCTCGAGTCATGCCTTCAATTAAAGAATCAAGGACAAGTCGCTTGAAGTGTTCGGTAAAAACAATCTGTTTCTCAGTAATTTTTGCCACGTATGGGCTAGATTTTAGAACTTTTAGGTCGGAATTAGAAAGGCCCTTCATGATCTGCTCCTTGTTAGGATTTTAACCCATTTTCCAGAAAAGCGGTTTTTTATGCTTGTCTAGAAAATGGGGTTCAGATCATAACGGGGCCTTCTTTATTGAATGATTCTTAGATGTGAGCTTAGTTTTCCGACTTGTTTTCGAAGATTATCAAAACCTTCCACTTCATCAATCACCAGAACGTCATTTTCAGTCGTGAGATCGTTTTTGAAGAGCGAGAGGTAGCTCTCCAGCTCTGCTGTTTTAAGCTCTTTCACGATCATCACATAAAGCGAGCGACCGAAGTTCTTTCCCACCACCACACGGCTAGTAACGCCATTAGCGGCACGAAGATTGGCGGTAAGAAGACCGTCCAAAAGATAGTCCACGTCCTCGTAATAAGAATTCTGGGGAGTCACTTCTTCTTTAGTGAGCCAGATGATTCCTGTTGTGAGTGGTGTGACTTCCTTTCGAATATCACTCATTGCGGTTTAACTCTTGCTTGAAAACGTTGTCCAGGATTCC
Encoded here:
- a CDS encoding response regulator, with the protein product MKGNLLLVDDEEELSESMKELLEDEAKEIFIANNGAEALLILEEKKIDCVVSDIKMPVMDGLKFMKIARERGFSQPIIFFTGHGTEQLKREVRELGANDLLMKPNFMSLEDSIRKHMSAQLNH
- a CDS encoding DUF1338 domain-containing protein, whose product is MTVKTLPALLDKMWQDYIAINPLAKKISDLLVGEGEKILNDHIALRTFNHPRVGVDVMAKPFIEAGYKYSGDYHFPEKKLYAKHYEHPDHTLPKIFISELKLEEFSPELRKTVNSLVDQIPAGAENAYDFVSTGRPWKVTTKIYQDLMKESDYAAWVSAFGYRPNHFTVFINELKKYSDILVLNDHLKAQGFKLNASGGEVKGSKEVCLEQSSTLANNIEVTFDDGKLTIPACYYEFAKRYPMKNGQLYQGFVAASADKIFESTSKGQ
- a CDS encoding aldehyde dehydrogenase family protein, which translates into the protein MQMTLKGDYFNGRFHQSSNAQEKILKRGPADLTQVLWEAGVYYDHIEPVIESAQKGFATWRKTSFEERIAFLKKYQEAVRARKDEISMALALEVGKPLWEAKTEAAALDSKVTVTITDSLERIKRETIKEVMPKIDGHTVYKPLGPCFVIGPFNFPCHLANGQILAALLAGNSVIFKPSEKTIYSAQLMMECFHAAGFPEGVINFINGTGHTAGKLTGDQRIRGVFFTGSKGVGQRIVENTYKDLSKLVALELGGKNSTIIHHDTNISHALPELLRACFLTSGQRCTSTSMILVHKKIEQEFISQFKAVTERIRVGHPTSQPDPFMGPLIDEHAEKLYFDFCNFGKQEGAEEIVSPRKLDVGFQGYYVSPSIHYAKKPNLEGKFIQEEIFGPNCFFVPYEDIEEAIHIANCTQYGLAASVYTRDADIYNLCLRDIDAGLINLNRSTVGATARLPFGGVKNSGNHHPAAVSMIDHCVSTVASLETLDDTSSKLSEVVGLKD
- a CDS encoding YceI family protein — its product is MKLFVALSFALISSFALAESKVTLFVTLSPAGSFQAVSKKVKGNLVKQGDNFTADKITVSIESFNTGIDLRDEHTWKHMNSSKHPKATLTDLKAQGGKATAMLEVNGEKRPVNITYTTKNDEVVAKFSVKASDFKMAKAEYLGVGVEDTINVETILPYKAK
- a CDS encoding arginine N-succinyltransferase gives rise to the protein MFIIRPIEQKDLDGLMELLEKSGHGLTSLPKDPEVLKKRIRMSERSFLHREDGPGGEDYLFVMEELFTGRLVGVCAIISKIGGFEPYYFYRMEKTHHESKSIHVKNDVTSLHFHFIHNGPAEICSLYLHPDFRNSQNGRFLSLSRFLFIAENRKFFEDQVIAEMRGMVNDSGHSPFWDAVGANFFKIDFPTADYLYVKNKRFIEELMPKYPIITNLLPEDAQFVVGKVHPNTEPAKRILEQEGFRFSGLVGIFEPGPVLIAEVDNIRAIKESTIGEIAEVSDKNFKSEIFIISRTSGNFRSALGGVVKLKSGGYKVSGVTAAALKLRVGDKIRFVSFKPKAQPIKKKASPKKK
- a CDS encoding aminotransferase class III-fold pyridoxal phosphate-dependent enzyme, with amino-acid sequence MAKTIADGFFQDPRLEKAKQLIKEALTEHQKTITGVKPGNPELKESYDALLKKVAEFRGGALFYNYLGSGIGNGPLVELGDGSVKYDFITGIGVHSMGHSHPGVIEAQINGAISNTVMNGHLQQNVDTAKLLELFSKQACKYGAGVKNVFLTTSGAMANENAFKMIFQKRNPASRFFAFEKCFAGRTLGMAWVTDKGAYRVGLPKTVDVDYIPFYDANNHQASIDAAVKAMKKYITRFPGHHAGFIMELIQGENGSWVGHTEFFEALIAVCKENNISVMVDEVQTFGRTSELFAFQYFKLDKHVDVVSVGKNSQVCATLYNDEHKPKPGLMSQTFTGSASQIAAAYYVINEMVNGGLLGENGKNNRLHNHFKKNLEKIAQKYPEKLQGPYGVGVMVGMSLFKGDEPKSKAFTMKLFENGVLSFLAGGHPTARVRFLMPALVTEEKHIDEVCAIIEKTLLEIE